Genomic window (Tolypothrix sp. NIES-4075):
AAGATGGTGCTGCTTCTTGTATGCTATCGCTGGTATAATAACCGATGACTCCTAAGATATTTTCTTGAGTAGCGATCGCATCAGCTATTTGCTTAATTTTATTTTCCTGCCAACCTGTACTCACAATTTCCAGAAACAACAGTCTTCCGTCAATTCCTTTATTCTGATTAAAATTATCTTGAACGTGAGCAAATCCGCGCAGCATTTGTTCGGCAATGTCATTTGAACCATTAAGCTGATCGTCAATAATGGGAACAGCAGCGGCAATTTTTAGAGGATTTTTGGCAATAGCAGCTTTGGCATTGTTGAGATAAATTCGTGCTTCTGGGTCATTTTGATTCCGAGCAAGGTATTTTTGGAAATATACAATAGCTTGGTTGAAATCTCCTTGTCCAAATGCAGTGCTTCCTCTTATCTTGTCGGCAAAAATTGCCTCAGAAATCCTCGGATTTTGGGGAATCAAAATTGCCTCACCGCAGCTAAAGCCCGATTTATTTTGGAAATCACAAATAGGGGGGTGTAGCGACCAGTTGATTAAGAATGCGATCGCGCTTCCTAATAAAACTAATCCAATAGGCAAAAATAGTTTCTTAGCAAGCCGATTCACCCTCAAAGAAAAACTTGTGCGATCGCGAACTGTCGTATAATTAAATTCTTCAGATTCACGCTGATTTTCGCGTTGAGATTTTTCCCCAGCACCCGAAGGCTTTGAATTTAAATTTAGCGATGTTTGCCCAGAAAGAGCAGTAATTACTTGTTCAGCAGACTCATAACGATCCTCTGGTTGATATGACAACATCCGATCTAAAATCTCTGCCAGATTGTCGTTTACATTAACGTATTCTCTCCAAATCCACCTATTTTGATTCCAAAGCTCATTTACATTTCTACCTGTAAGCAAACAAATGCAGGTTGCAGCTAAAGAATATAAATCTGAAGAAAAAAATATTCCTTTACCAGCTAGTTGCTCTGGTGGTGCAAATATCGGAGTTCCCATTGCCATTGATTGCTCAACAGGTATTTTTGGCTCTAATTTCCGCTTCACCGCAGCACCAAAATCTATCAAATAAAGCGTTCCATTTTCGTGACGAATGATATTAGAAAGCTTAATATCTCTATGAATAACTTGTCTTTTTTCATGTATGTACTTGAGTACGTTCAGCAGTTGTCTTAAATCCTGCACAACTTCAGGTTCTGAAAATCGACCTTTTTTATTAAGTTCCTTATCCAAAGTTTCACCTTGGACATATTCTTGCACTAAATAAAATAATTCTTTGCGGAATTCTTCTTGGGAATCAGAAGGTGCTGGCAATTCAAAGTAATCATACAATTGAGGAATTTGTTCGTGCTTGATATCTCTCAAAGCTCTTGCCTCTTCCTCAAAAGACTTTTTTATCGATTCAAGCTCCGACTGTGAAAAAGGATTTCTATTAGTATTTCTCGGCTGCAACTGCTTGACAACACACTGCTGCTGAAGGTGAGCATCCCATGCTTTAAACGTCTTGCCAAATCCTCCCCAACCTATTTGTTCTAAGGGTAGGTAACGAGTCTTCAAAATTAAAGTCATTCCACAGCTACTACAGTATCTCTGCTGGTGGTTCCTAAGATTGCGGAACTCATCAGGGACTTCGTTTTCCGGATACCGGCAGTTAGGATTAGTGCAGTAAATTTTCATTTTAGCTGAGTATGATTTATGTATAATAAAGCATTTTATCTAGCCTGTGACACGACAAATAATAAAAAAATCATCTATGTATTTTGGGAATTTTCATATAAATATATACATTCTTTTACCCGTAGTAAGCGATTTATCGCTTATATTGGGCACTAAAGTGCCCACTACGAGTAAAGACGTTCCGTTGTCACAGAATTAAGCAAAAACGCTTAATTTTCAAGTTTTCACGCTCCCATTCCAGAATACTGCTTTAATCCCCGACGCCACAGCAAGCGATTTACACCCAAAAATACCAAAAACCAACCAATCATTGTCAAAAATCCCCGCGTTATATCTACAGGTAATCCAACTAAAAGACTCGCTGGGAAATTAATCAAATAAGGAAAAGGTGTTAAAAGTACGATCGCTCTCACAGGTTCGGGAAAAACTTCCAAAGGTGCAATTAGTCCCGATAAAAATAAATAAAATAAATACCAAAAATTTTCTAACGCGCTAGCTCGTTCTGTCCAAAAAGCAAACATCGCTAAAGTATATTGAATCACAAACCGCAATGCAAAAGCTAGCATTACCGACACTGCAAACAGCAACAAGTTAGCAAAACTCGGCAACCAAAAAGTCTGAGGATAAAGTATAAAAAACAATATTACCAAGAGTAAAGTAAACGGTATCCGCGCAAGTCTTTCGGAAAGATGAGAACTAATATGATGCCATGCTGGATCGAGTGGTTGTAACAATCGTGGCGAAAGTTTGCCTTCTACTACTTGTTTTTCAAACTCCCAAATTACCCAAACAACTGTAAATTGCCTAACTAAAAAAACTGCCAGAAAGTAACGCGCAAAATCCACTGGTGTCAAACCGAACTTTCCATTTTGCGCTGCTTGTATCCAAACACCCATCAAAATAATCGGCAAAGAGCCGGCAAGAACCCATAAAATTGATTCGGCTCGATATTCAAGCATGTGGGCGTAATACACTGAAAGCAAAGTTAGGGCTTTTTTAATAATTTTTTTCATTTTACTTTTGAGGGTAGCATCTTTATTATTAAACACTTAATCTGTTAGGTACTGCGATCGCTTTTTTCGCTGTCTGACAAATCTCAGATTATTTCCGTATTTGTACTGAGCTAAAAAAAATTAATAGTGCATATCTTAAAATATCCTGTTTGTATCAAAAGCAAAGCGTCTCACCTGAAGCGCGTGTAATCGCCGAAAATTTATGTATCTATGCAAAAGCAAAAAAACAAATTCAGTCACCTCACCGCAATAGAAAGAACTTATTTATCATTTCCGGCAAAGTTTTTATTGGAAAAAAACCTGCTGAAAGGTAAAATATTAGATTTTGGTTGTGGCTTTGGTAATGATGTTAAATTATTACAACAAAAAGGTTTTGATATTACAGGATACGATCCTTATTATTTTCCAGAACATCCTCATGAAAAATTCGATACAATAATTTGCTTTTATGTTTTAAATGTTTTATTTACCGAAGAACAAGCTAACGTGATTATGGGAGTATCGCACCTCTTAAAACCGGGAGGTAAAGCGTATTTTGCCGTGAGAAGGGATATAAAAAGAGAAGGTTTTCGAGAACATTATATTCATAAAAAGCCTACCTATCAGTGTACTGTGAAACTTCCCTTTAATTCCATTAAATTAGACGATAACTGTGAAGTTTACGAGTATATTCATTATAATCGCCAAAGAAATTCAACCAATAATTGTATATTTTGTAATCCTTATACGCATCTAAGTTTCTTAACCGAATCTGCCACAGCTTATGCCATGTTTGACGGTTATCCTGTAAATAAAGGTCATGTTTTGGTTATCCCCAAACGCCATGTTAGTAATTATTTTGATTTACCATTAAAAGAGCAATCTGCTTGCTGGCTGATGGTTAATAAAGTACAAGAAATTATCACCAAAAAATTTCAACCTGATGGTTTTAATGTGGGGATGAACATTAATCGAGATGCGGGTCAAAATATAATGCACGCGAGTATTCATATCATCCCTCGTTACAAAAGTGATACCGTCGGTGCTAAAGGTGGGATCAGAAATGTGATTCCGAAAATAAAATAGTTTGTAGGTTGTAGCGATCGCATTGAAAGTAAGCGCGATCGCTCTTATACAAATCTTACCCATAGCAGTCTGTTTAAAATTCGTGAAAAAACGATTTGCGTCAATAAGTCGGGGATTTAAAGCTTATAAATAACCACAGCTTGAGTGTTGGTAGCGACAGCTTATATTTTCATAACCACAGCTTGAGTGTTGGTAGCGACAGCTTATATTTTCATAACCACAGCTTGAGTGTTGGTAACGACAGCTTATATTTTCATAAGAATGCGATTAGCATTGGTAACGACAGCTTTTATCTTACCCGCCCAGAACTTTAGTTCTGGTCTAATAGCGCATTCCATTAAAATGGACTAAAATCGTTACTCAGTCTTCTTTAGAAGACTTAAGCTATTAGCCATAGGTTTGTAACCTATGGCTGGTAATGCAACTCATGCAAAATATCAGGTAAGCGATCGCACTACGACTACTAACGCTTTTTCTCTTAAAGCGATCGCCTTCTTCCCCATCATCCCAAACCTACTGCTGAATCTTTCTAATGAACTCCAACGCTTGTTGGTAATCAGCAGTTCTTCCTTGTTGTTGAAACAAAACTGCCGCTTTTTGTAAATCATTAATTGCACCTTGCTTATCTCCCAACTGATTGCGGATTATACCCCGATTGCCTTCAGAAGGCAGAAGTACGAAGGCAGAGGGCACTTATGAACCCACGTTTAAAAACGTGGGACGCGCGGCTGTGACGCTTTGTATCTCGCTCTACGCGTCTCGATACAATTCTTTGTTTAAACTGGGCTTTATACCCAGAACTAAAGTTTTTATTAATACTTCTTTCCTTCTGCCTTCTGCCCTCTGCCATCTGCCTTTCTTTGTAAGCTTCGGCATTGTTGGGATTAATCTTCAGTACAGAGTTGTAATCAGCAACAGCCCCTTGCAAGTCTTTTAATTCATATAACACAGGTGGAAGCGCGTAATAATATTTCATATCATGTCCGCACAATATATGTGATTTGCCGGACATGATATCACTATTAAATGAATTTATTCGGAGAATAAAGTATTAGGATCGATGCCTTGAGATTGCAAATAGGCAATAAGTTTTTCTTTCTGCTGACGTTCTTGTTCAGCACGTTGGCTTTCTTGTTCAGCACGTTGACGTTCTTGTTCAGCGCGTTGACGTTCTTGTTCTACCCTTTCTACTGCCCACGGTAACAAATTACCTGACTCATCCCACCAACGCAACCAGTAACCGATTCTACCTTCTTTTGTTCCTTGCCAAGTTCCTAAAAATAACTTCATTGAATCAATCCAATGAAGTCCATCAGAATTAGGTTGCTGCAATTCATATCGTCCATTTTCCAGTTTATAAAATTCTAATAACCCTCCACTTGCATCAAAAATTATGTAAATGGGAACTTTGATAATTTGCTCGTAGAAAAACCATTTTCCAGGGGGATAAGTTCGTTTAACTGAATATTCTCCCCCATCGCTATCGGAAAGAAATTCCATCACAATTGCGGGAATATCACCTTCTAAATTGGGTGTATAGCTTTTGCGTTCTCCTAAATTTTGATTAACATTTGCAACATAAACCCAATCTGGTGCTTTAGCAATAAATTGCCCGTTTAAAGTAGCGCAAAGAGCAAAGTTTGACGCAATCAACATTTGAGGTTGAATAAATCCTGCAATTTCTAAGCTTTCTTTCAAAGCACCAGCCAAAATTGGCTGTGATGTATTTTCCACAGGTTCATCCTCAAGTTGAAAATTCTCTGGTAAAGCTTCCCAAGAAATTACCAGTTCAGTCAAAGATTTTCCTTCACCGATTTGGGTTGCCATAAATGCTGCCTTTTGGTGGAATTGCTTTTATTTTATCGGGGTGAGGTTTTTTTGTAGCTTTTTTCAACGCAAAGGAACGCTAAGGTTAGCGCAAAGGTTACGCAGAGTCTTCTTTGAGATTTTCGATCTGACTACATTCTCCTCCTTATGAAACTTGACTATTTGCATGACTCGTGCTTTTCAGATACATGTGGAATTCACACAATCCAAGAGTCAAAATAGAAAATACAGGCTTTGCCAAAAAAGCCTACCTTTAAATAAGGATGTTATCAGTGGTATTACAAGTAGAAAAAAGCACTTACGAAGCGAAAACTCAAGAAATCGCCAAACAGCTTTTAGCAGCGACGCAAGAAAATCGTTCTTTCTTCGCTTCTTTGCGCGATCAAATGCGCTGGGATGATAAATTGCTAGCTTGGGCGATGAGCAATCCTGGATTGCGGGTGCAGCTATTTCGCTTTATCGATACTTTACCCGCTTTACACAGTAAAGCAGAAATCGCGGCGCATTTACAAGAATATTTGGGAGATGATTCTGTAGAATTACCGGCTGCTCTTAAAGGGATGCTAAATTTTGCTAACCCTGATTCTATGCCGGGACAAGTTGCCGCGACAACCGTAGGGACAGCGGTTGAAACTTTAGCACATAAATATATTTCTGGGGAAAATATTAAACAAGTCATCAAAACGGTTGAGAAACTGCGTAAAGAAAAAATGGCTTTCACCATCGATTTGCTGGGTGAAGCGGTAATTACTGAAACTGAAGCGCAGTTTTATCTTGACCGTTATTTGGAATTGATGCAACAACTTGCAGAAGCATCTAAGAGTTGGAGTAAAGTTCCGGCAATTGATGAAGCTGATGTTGCAAAAGTCCAGGTTTCTGTAAAGTTAACTGCGTTTTATTCGCAATTTGACCCGTTAGATGCTAAAGGTAGTGAAGAGCGAGTAAGTTCGCGGATTCGTACTTTGTTACGTCGTGCGAAAGATAGTGGTGCTTCTGTTCACTTTGATATGGAACAGTACGCTTATAAAAACTTAACTTTCAGCATCTTGAAAAAAATCTTGCTAGAAGATGAGTTTAAGCAACGCACAGATATTGGGATGACAATTCAAGCGTATCTGCGCGATAGTGAAGAAGATGCACGTAACTTGATAGCATGGGCAAAACAGCGCGGTTATCCGATTACAATTCGTTTGGTAAAAGGCGCGTATTGGGATCAAGAAACGATTAAAGCTGCACAGAAACATTGGCAACAACCAGTTTACAACGATAAAGCGGCAACGGATGCGAATTTTGAAACGATAACGCAGTTGTTGCTGGAGAATCATGAATATGTGTATGCTGCTATTGGTAGTCATAATGTGCGATCGCAAGCAAGAGCGATCGCTATAGCTGAAAGTTTAAATGTCCCCCGGCGTTGCTTTGAAATGCAAGTTCTGTACGGTATGGGTGATAAACTAGCTTCAGCTTTGGTTGATCGGGGTTATCGAGTTCGAGTTTATTGTCCTTATGGGGAGTTATTGCCAGGAATGGCGTATTTAATTCGCCGTTTGTTGGAAAATACGGCAAATAGTTCGTTTTTGCGGCAAAATATGGAAAATCGTCCGGTTGAGGAGTTAATTGCACCACCTCTTGTCAGACAAGGAGACTTCCCCCCCTCCCCCACTCCCCCACTCCCCCCCTCCTTCTTCGCTGCGGATACGGATTATGCTGAGGAAGAAGCAATAAAGCTTTCTCAGGAAGCTTTGCAAGATGTTCGTCGGCAGTTTGGGAAGACTTATTTACCTTTGGTGAATGGGGAGTATGTAGAAACTCAGGATGTTGTTGATTCTGTTAATCCGTCGAATTTTAGTGAGATTGTGGGGAAAATTGGGCTTCTGAGTGTGGAACAAGCACAAGAAGCGATGAAAGCTGCAAAATCTGCTTTTCCTGCTTGGAGGAAAACTCCGGTGAAGCAACGTGCGGGGATTTTGCGGAAAGCTGGAGATTTGATGGAACAACGCCGTGCTGAGTTTTCGGCTTGGATTGTTTTGGAAGTCGGTAAGCCTGTACGGGAAGCGGATGCGGAGGTTTCTGAGGCGATAGATTTTTGTCGCTATTATGCGGATGAGATGGAACGGTTGGATAAAGGTGTTAATTACGACGTTCCGGGGGAAAATAATCGTTATATTTACCACCCACGAGGAATTGCGGTAGTGATTTCGCCTTGGAATTTTCCTTTGGCGATCGCTTGCGGGATGACTGTTGCTGCTTTGGTTGCAGGTAATTGCACTCTCCTAAAACCGGCGGAAACTTCTTCTGTGATTGCTGCGAAGTTAACGGAGGTCTTGGTGGAAGCGGGAATACCTAAAGGTGTTTTTCAATACGTTCCGGGTAAGGGTTCGCAAGTTGGCGCTTATTTGGTGAATCATGTAGATACTCATGTCATCGCTTTTACAGGTTCGCAAGAAGTAGGTTGTCGAATTTACGCAGAAGCGGCAATTCTTAAACCCGGTCAAAAGCATATGAAGCGAGTAATTGCGGAGATGGGAGGCAAGAATGCGATTATTGTGGATGAAAGTGCTGATTTAGACGCGGCTGTTTTGGGAGTTGTACAATCGGCGTTTGGTTACAGTGGACAAAAATGTTCTGCTTGTTCGCGTGTAATTGTGGTTGAACCAATTTATAATACCTTTGTGGAGCGCTTTGTCGAAGCGACAAAATCGTTGAATATTGGCGAAGCGGATTTACCAAGTACTCAGGTAGGACCATGTATTGATGCTGCGGCACGCGATCGCATCCGCGAGTATATTCAAAAAGGACACGCTGAAGCAAAAGCTGTTTTGGAAATGTCAGCGCCCGATAATGGCTATTTTATCGGACCTGTGATTTTTAGTGAAGTATCGCCAGATTCGACAATTGCTCAACAAGAAATTTTTGGTCCGGTTGTGGCAGTAATTCGGGTCAAGGATTTTGAAGAAGCGTTGGAAGTTGCGAATGGGACAAATTACGCTTTGACTGGAGGACTTTATTCAAGAACTCCTTCGCACATTGAACAAGCGCAGTCTGAGTTTGAAGTCGGTAATTTGTACGTTAATCGCAATATTACAGGTGCGATCGTTGCTCGTCAACCGTTTGGTGGATTTAAGCTTTCGGGAGTAGGTTCTAAGGCTGGAGGTCCCGATTACCTGTTACAATTCTTAGAACCACGCACAATAACGGAAAATATTCAACGTCAAGGTTTTGCACCGATTGAAGGTGCAGATTAATGTAGGGGTGGGGTTTCCCCACCCTATTTTATATCGAACCGCGTTCGCGGAGCGTCTCGAAGAGAAGGGCGCAAAGAACGCGTTCAAGTAGCGTCTCCGACAGGAGAAGAAAAGAGTTTGATGAGTGATTTAGTTGTTAGATTAGCGGATTTTTCGGAGTTTTCGCAGATTAAGACTATTAGAAAGGTCGTTTTTCAAGAGGAACAAGAAGTTGAAGAAGCTTTAGAGTTTGACGGTAAAGATGAAATATGCGACCATTTGATTGCTTTTTTGGATGATAAAGCTGTGGGAACGGCGAGGATAAGATATATAGATGATAAAACTGTCAAAATAGAAAGGCTTGCTGTATTATCTACGGTTAGAGGTCAAGGTATTGGTAAGAAAATTATCGAAGAGGCGTTGTTAATTATAGCAAACAAAAAGATTCCGGAAGTTGTGATTAACGCGCAAGAGTATGTAAAAGGTTTATACTATAAATTCGGTTTTGCCGAAGAGGGAGAAATATTTATAGAAGCGGGTATTCCTCATGTCAAAATGAGGAAAAAGTTGTAGAGACGTTCCGGTGGAACGTCTGTACGAAAGTTAGGATTTTATATAAATTTATAATTTATAATTCTTCACTTTTAACTGATCGCAGAAGCGAAGCGATTTATGGCTGCCAAAAAAAAGGGAAATAAGTATAATAGTCTGCTGATTCTGGGGTTAATTTGGCTGATATCGGCTTTATGCGATCGCATTTGGTTTACACTAGATCGCTCAGTTCCAAGTTGGGATCAAGCAGATTACCTAACCGGCACGTTAAACTATTGGCGAGCGTTACAAAATGCTCAATGGTCAGATGCAGAATGGTGGCAAGGTTTTTGGTTGCTATCTTCCAAAATACCGCCTTTAACTTACATTATTACAGCTATTTTTCAAAATATCTTTGGAAAAAGTGCAGATCAAGCTACTTTAGTAATGCTGTTATTTAGCGGGATTTTACTTTTGTCAGTTTATGGTTTAGGTAAAGTGCTATTTAACGAGTCTGTAGGTTTATGGGCAGCTGCATTATGTCAAATTTTACCCGGTCTTTATCGCCTACGTTTAGAATTTCTCTTAGATTATCCCCTCGCATCTGTCGTTACTTTAAGTTTTTATTGCCTCACAGCTTGGACAGTTAGGGGAGACAGGGAGACTTGGAGACTTGGAGACTTGGAGACTTGGAGACAAGGAGAATTTTTGAATAATACTCCCCATCCCCCCATCCCCCCATCCCCCCATCCCCCTCTCCCCTCCCTTCTCTGGGCAGGTGCTTTTGGTTTATCGTTAGGATTGGCGTTGTTAGTAAAGCAAACTGCGTTATTCTTTTTATTAACGCCGATCGCTTGGGTAGGATTTGCAGCATTACGTCAACGACGATGGGGACGTTTAGCACAGCTACTAGGTAGTTTATGCTTGTCTGTATTGGTGTTTGCTCCCTGGTATCGTACCAATTGGTTAATTATCCTTACTTCTGGTAAGCGAGCAACATTAGATTCTGCTATTGCTGAACATGAAGCACCTTTAAATACACTACAAGCTTGGACTTATTATTGGCATCAATTACCCAATCAAGTTTCTTTACCTTTATTGCTTGTACCTATATTTGCCTTACTACTCTATTGGGGACATGTTAGGGAAGAAAGACAAAAAGACAAGGAGACAAAAAGACAAGGAGACAAAAAGACAAGGAGAAATTTGCAAAATTCTTTTCTCCCCATCCCCCCCTCTTCCCCTCTCCCCCTCTCCCCCTCTCCCCCAACTTCCTACTCCCTAAAATGGATCGCAATATTTTGGGTGGGAAGTTATCTATTATCATCCCTCAACCCTAACAAGGACGATCGCTATGTCTTACCCTACTTACCAGTATTGTCATTATTCTTGGCTTATGGGTTAACTTGTTCTCGTCATCTTTGGGGAAAGCGTACCCGCTTTTATACTGTTGGTTTGGCAATAATTTTGATGTTATTCAACTTGTTTCCTGTCGGAGGTGTTTTGGGTGGTTGGATGACGCAAACTTTAAGTCCGCGATCGCAGCATTATCCTTATTTAGGAATTGAGTTACCGCACCGACAAGTAATTGCCCAGATTATCCAAACAGAACCATATCTGCGTTCTACGCTGGGAGTTTTGCCTTCTACTGCTAAAATTAACCAGCACAATTTAAATTATTATGGGGCATTAGAGAATTTTCAAGTTTATGGACGACAGGTAGGAATAAGGAAAAAGTTTCTTGAACAAGATAGGCGATCGCTTTCTTGGTTTCTCACCAAAACTGGCAATCAAGGTTCAATTCCCGAAACCCAAGCTGCCATAGTTGAAGCTGTGCAAACATCACCAGATTTCCAGCTAAATAAGTCTTGGAAGTTACCCGATCACAGTCTTCTGAAACTTTATCATCAAAAGCTGCCACCGATAGAAGTAAAATCTTTATCGGCAATAACTCCCCGTCGGATTATTCTATCACGAGTCACAGTCCCCAAAAAAGCGCCGCCAGGAATACCTGTACCTGTAACTTATGAGTGGTCTGGTTCCTCGCAAGAGTTACAACAAGGTTTGGTATTATTAACTTGGCGAAACACCAATAATTCCAAATGGTTACACGATCACGGTATCGCAATGGGCAATTTGCATTCCACTTCAAATCAGCATTTATCAGTTATTGAAAGAATGGCGATGCTACCAAGTGCCGATACACCACCAGGAATTTACACCTTAGAAGCAGCTTATCTCAATCGAGTTTCTGGCGAAATTTATCCGATTAAAGTGCCCAAAGTTACTTTGCAAATCGACCCTCAAGCCACCGCTACACCAGCACCTGAGTTAGATTTAGTAACGCAATTACGCATATTAGGAGCTAATTTATCCAAAGGTGCATCGGCACTAGAACAAATATTTGATGAAGTTGGACGTATTAATCAATACGATCCAACTCAGGATTATTTGGTACAAGGAAGATTAACATTAGGATATAGATTAGAGCATATTGCTCAAAATCGTGATTGGGCGTATGCTTTAGCTTTAGCAAATGTATTGCAAACAAGAGTCAATGATGCGATCGCATCTTTTACTAAAGTAATTCAGTTAGACGCAGAAAATCCCTATGCTTACGGCTATCTAGCATTTGTCCATCTCTATAATTGGCAACCAGTAGCAGCGCAAAAATCCCTACAACCCGGTTTAGCCAAAAACCCCAACATAACTGAACTAAAGGGACTTTCAGCAGTTGCCTACCTCATGCAAGGAAACATAATTAAAGCATGGCAGATTTATCAAGAATTTAAAGGGAATGGCTAATGGGGAATGGGCTTTTTTAATTTGGGTCAAAGGGGAGGCAGTGCGGTGAGACCAGCCCCCGACGGGCGCGGTCTCCCTGATCGATGGGGGACTGGCGAACCCGGAGGGTCTTGGGGTCGGACCAAGTGCAGCACCTGCCTATGATTGGGGAAAGGGTAAAGGTATGGAAATAGAGAGTTATTTAAATCACTCCTGGGATATTTTTCTTTCCCTTTCCCCCTCCTCAATGGGTAATGGGTAATGGGTAAAAACTATTAGCAATTACCAATTCGCAATTACCAATTCCCAATTACCCATTACCCAAATATCGCATTAATATTGACTCTAATTGAACGATACCAATCGGTTTGCTGAGATAGTCGTTAGCACCAGCTTGCCACAAGCGTTCCGTAAGGTTGCGGTACTCCGCATCCCGCTCTACAGTCATTGCCATTGGTGTCATAATTACCACCGGCAAATCTTGCCAAGAAGGTATCTGTCGCACAAGATTCAGTAAATCCCATCCGCTAACATCTCCACTTAAATGCACATCTAACAAAATTAAATCTGGTTGAAAATTTCTTACCCAATGCAAGAAGCTGTTTGAGTCACCTGTTTTCTCCACCTCATAGCCAATTGTCTCAAGATAATCTTGCAGCAACCTAGCAGTGTTTTCCTCGTCTTCCACAAGCAAGATGCGTTTATTAATTGTAGTAGCGGGGACACTCGGACTAGGGGACACAGGAAAAGAAACTTTAGAAGAATTATTTTCTTCCCCCCGCTCCGGTGCTGAATGATGAATTTGATTTGGTAGAAACAGCATAAATTGACTACCTTCTCCCAAAGTCGATTCTACTGTCACATCTCCACCATGCATCCGTGCTAACTTGCGTGTCAAAGCTAAACCTAAACCAGTACCTTCGTACTCGCGATTTAAGCGGCTGTCAAGCTGTTTAAACGGTTCAAACAAAAATTGAAACTGACTTGAGTCGATACCAATACCCGTATCGGAAACTGTAAACATCATCCCTTGCGGTACTTTTTTCACCGTCAGCGAGACTTTACCCGCTGGGGTGAATTTAATCGCATTCGTGAGCAGATTTAATAGCATTTGTTTAATTCGTCGCTCGTCGGCAATGCAAACGTCTGCCTCTGGATATATTTCGGTTGTGAGTTGCAATTTTTTTTCTAAAGCGCGATCGCACACTGTCGATATTACAGAGTTACAAATATCTTGCACTTGCAAAGGTAACAGCGTTAATTCTTCTTTGCCGGCTTCTACCCTAGACAAATCAAGGATATCGTTAATCAGTGCCAGCAACTGTTCACCACTACTATATATATAATTTACATATTCTTCTTGCTTATCATTGAGTGTGCCTACTATTTTTTGTTGCAGCAACTGAGATAACCCCATAATTGCATTCAGAGGTGTACGCAGTTCATGGCTCATAGTTGCTAAAAATTCACTTTTTGCCCGACTGCTTACTTCTGCTGCTTCTTTAGTTTTAAGCAATTTTAACTCAGTTCGCTTGCGTTGTGTGATATCTTCTATAATGGTGAGGAAAAATTCCGGTTGATTATTTGTGTCGCAAATCAAAGAAACGGAAATGTGAGTCCAAACTAAGCTACCGTCTTTATGTTGAAAACGCAATTCTTTCTTGAAGCAATCCCGATTTTCTGCTACTATTTGTTGGTACTGTAAATCTGTAGTCAAATCTTCTGAATAAATATAATCTGTAAGCCGTTTGTCGCATAGTTCTTCTTGATTGTAACCTAGCATCTGACATAAAGCCGGATTACTATCTACTAT
Coding sequences:
- a CDS encoding bifunctional serine/threonine-protein kinase/ABC transporter substrate-binding protein produces the protein MTLILKTRYLPLEQIGWGGFGKTFKAWDAHLQQQCVVKQLQPRNTNRNPFSQSELESIKKSFEEEARALRDIKHEQIPQLYDYFELPAPSDSQEEFRKELFYLVQEYVQGETLDKELNKKGRFSEPEVVQDLRQLLNVLKYIHEKRQVIHRDIKLSNIIRHENGTLYLIDFGAAVKRKLEPKIPVEQSMAMGTPIFAPPEQLAGKGIFFSSDLYSLAATCICLLTGRNVNELWNQNRWIWREYVNVNDNLAEILDRMLSYQPEDRYESAEQVITALSGQTSLNLNSKPSGAGEKSQRENQRESEEFNYTTVRDRTSFSLRVNRLAKKLFLPIGLVLLGSAIAFLINWSLHPPICDFQNKSGFSCGEAILIPQNPRISEAIFADKIRGSTAFGQGDFNQAIVYFQKYLARNQNDPEARIYLNNAKAAIAKNPLKIAAAVPIIDDQLNGSNDIAEQMLRGFAHVQDNFNQNKGIDGRLLFLEIVSTGWQENKIKQIADAIATQENILGVIGYYTSDSIQEAAPSYDGKMVVISPTSTAVRDSAFKLNNYIFRVSPDNSAAAEKLVKFMVHQNLIKTAIFYEPNETFAASLKTEFEKVVFNNRRQLINECQVIQSTTEVLNCLQQAKESNAEVIMLAFSDKVARIAATLIINQSENITILGADTPYLETVSQANIPPNKLRIAVRWHRSNSANSKFEQESVKLWGTGDVNWRTAMSYDATMAMVEALKRTQGNYTRQKLYEALNERDFSADGVTAKVEFNDLGDRKPLPGIGVLVKVENNRFVVDKTSYN
- a CDS encoding ABC transporter permease, with amino-acid sequence MKKIIKKALTLLSVYYAHMLEYRAESILWVLAGSLPIILMGVWIQAAQNGKFGLTPVDFARYFLAVFLVRQFTVVWVIWEFEKQVVEGKLSPRLLQPLDPAWHHISSHLSERLARIPFTLLLVILFFILYPQTFWLPSFANLLLFAVSVMLAFALRFVIQYTLAMFAFWTERASALENFWYLFYLFLSGLIAPLEVFPEPVRAIVLLTPFPYLINFPASLLVGLPVDITRGFLTMIGWFLVFLGVNRLLWRRGLKQYSGMGA
- a CDS encoding HIT family protein — translated: MQKQKNKFSHLTAIERTYLSFPAKFLLEKNLLKGKILDFGCGFGNDVKLLQQKGFDITGYDPYYFPEHPHEKFDTIICFYVLNVLFTEEQANVIMGVSHLLKPGGKAYFAVRRDIKREGFREHYIHKKPTYQCTVKLPFNSIKLDDNCEVYEYIHYNRQRNSTNNCIFCNPYTHLSFLTESATAYAMFDGYPVNKGHVLVIPKRHVSNYFDLPLKEQSACWLMVNKVQEIITKKFQPDGFNVGMNINRDAGQNIMHASIHIIPRYKSDTVGAKGGIRNVIPKIK
- a CDS encoding tetratricopeptide repeat protein; its protein translation is MSGKSHILCGHDMKYYYALPPVLYELKDLQGAVADYNSVLKINPNNAEAYKERQMAEGRRQKERSINKNFSSGYKAQFKQRIVSRRVERDTKRHSRASHVFKRGFISALCLRTSAF
- a CDS encoding Uma2 family endonuclease → MATQIGEGKSLTELVISWEALPENFQLEDEPVENTSQPILAGALKESLEIAGFIQPQMLIASNFALCATLNGQFIAKAPDWVYVANVNQNLGERKSYTPNLEGDIPAIVMEFLSDSDGGEYSVKRTYPPGKWFFYEQIIKVPIYIIFDASGGLLEFYKLENGRYELQQPNSDGLHWIDSMKLFLGTWQGTKEGRIGYWLRWWDESGNLLPWAVERVEQERQRAEQERQRAEQESQRAEQERQQKEKLIAYLQSQGIDPNTLFSE